CGACACGTCCCACAACCGCATCGAACGGTCATAACCGGCCGTGGCGATCAGGGTTCCCGACGGCCCGATCGACACCGACGCCACCGTGTCCGTGTGCCCGGTCAGCGCGGAGAACGTCACGGGCATCGGCTCACCGAACGGGCCGGCGTTCCTGACGGCGCTCGGTCAGTAACTCCGCGGGGTCCAGACGACGCCGTTCTCCGCGCGGGTCCTCGACGAGCCCACGATCAGCAGGCAGCGCATGTCCACTGTGGACGGATCGAGGTCCCCGAGCGTGGTGATCCGGATGTCCTCCTCCGGGCCGCCGACGTCCCGCGCGACCACCACCGGGGTCGCCGGGGCGCGGTGGCGGAGGAGGACGTCCCGGGCGTCGGCGAGCTGCGTCGTCCGGGACCGCGAAGCCGGGTTGTACAGCGCCAGCACCAGGTCCGCCGCGCCCGCCGCGTCGAGCCGTTTCTCGATGATTTCCCACGGCTTCAAGCGATCGGACAGCGAGAGCACGCAGTAGTCGTGCCCGAGCGGCGCGCCGACGCGGGACGCGGCCGCCTGCGCCGCCGTCACGCCCGGCACGATCCGCACCCGCACGCCCGTGCCGTGCCCGGCGGCGACCTGCTCCAGCACGGCCGACGCCATCGCGAAGACCCCCGGATCCCCGGAGGAGACCACGGCGACCCGGGCGCCCGAAGCGGCGAGCGACAACGCTTCGACCGCCCGGTCGGCCTCGACCCGGTTGCCGGACGCGTGCCGCCGCTGCCCGGCTTTCTGCGGCACGCGCGCGACATACGGCCCGTAGCCGACGATGTGCTCGGCCGCGTCGAGTTCCGCCGCGGCTTCCGGCGTCAGCCACTCCGGCCCCGCGGGGCCGAGGCCGACGACCACGACCTCGCCCGAAGCCGCGGCAGGTGACGCGGAAGGCGCGGGCGAAACACGCGACGCGTAAGCCGGGCTCGGCAGCAACGCCAGCGAGAAGTACGGGACCGTCGAAGGATCGACCGACCCGAACGGCTCGATCCGCTGCTGTCCCCAGGTCGCACGCTCGACGTACACGGCGTCGTCGAGCTTCCCCGCCTCTTCCAGCGCTTCCCGCACCGAAGAGAACGTCCGCCCGAGCTTCAGCACGGCCGCCGAGTCGGTGTCCGCGAGGCGCCGGGCCAGCTCCGGGGCCGGCAGCGTGCCCGGGAGCACGGTCAGTACCTCGTCGCGCTGCACCAGCGGCCGGCCGAGCACCGCCGACGCCGCGCTCACCGACGTCACCCCGGGCACGACGACCGCGTCGAACCGGCCGGAAAGCCGCTCGTGCATGTACATGTACGAGCCGTAGAAGAACGGGTCGCCTTCGCAGAGCAGGACGACGTCGCGACCCGCGTCGAGGTGCTCGGCCAGCCGCTTCGCGCTCAGCTCGTAGAAGTCGGCGATCGCGCCTTCGTACCCGCCCGGGTGGTCGGTCGTCTCGGTGGTGACCGGGTAGACGAGCTTCTCCTCGATCTGCCCTTCGCGCAGGTACGGCTCGGCGACCGACCGCGCGATGCTCCGGCCGTGCCGCGCGCAGTGGTAGGCGATCACCTGCGCCTCGGAGATCAGCCGGGCCGCCTTGACCGTCATCAGTTCCGGGTCGCCGGGGCCGAGCCCGACGCCGTACAGCGTGCCGGTCATTCTTCGGCGCTCGCGAGTGCGTTGATCGCCGCGACGGCCATGGCGCTGCCGCCCCGCCGTCCGTGGACGACCAGGTACGGCGCCGGAGCCCGCTTCGCGAGCTCCACTTTGGACTCCGCCGCGCCGACGAACCCGACCGGGACGCCGATGATCGCCGCGGGGGCGCCGACGCCTTCGTCGAGGATTTCCAGGAGGCGGAACAGCGCGGTCGGCGCGTTGCCGATCGCCACGACCGAGCCGGGCAGCTTGTCGCGCCACAGTTCCAGGGCCGCGGCCGAACGCGTGGTGCCCATGCGTTCGGCGAGCCCGGGCACAGCGGGGTCGGACAGCGTGCAGAGCACCTCGTTGTCCGCGGGCAGGCGGCGCCGGGTCACGCCGCTGGCGATCATCCGCGCGTCGCACAGGATCGGCGCGCCGGCTTCCAGGGCGGCCCGGCCGGATTCGACGACGTCGAGCGTGTAGCGCAGGTCGTCGACCAGATCGACCATGCCGCAGGCGTGGATCATCCGGACCGCGAGGCCCGCCACGTCGTCGGGCAGGATCGCCAGGTCCGCCTCCTCGCGGATCGTGGCGAACGAGTGCCGGTAGATCTCGGCACCGTCCCGCAGGTAGTCGATCACAGATTCCCCTTCAGCTCGTCGAGCGGCACCCACCGGCCGTCGATGCGGTAGCCCCCCGCTTCGGCGACAACGTCCACATGGGACTGCGACGGCTTCCCGCACCGCCGTTCGCAGCCCGAGAAGTGCGCGCGCAGGCCGGGCCGGAACACGGCGTCGGCGCGCACGTCGGCGCGCGACTTCGCGCAGCCCGGACGGCCGATGCACGCGCTGGTGCCCAGCGGCACGCCACCGAAACCCAGCCGCTCGAAGACGTCGGCGGGCACGTCCGGCAGGACCACGGACTTCCACGGCGTGACCAGCGCCGGGCCGAACCCGGCCAGCACCCGGGCCTGCGCTGCGGACAGCTGCCCGAAGCGGGGCACGACACCGGCCGCGAAGCCGCCGTCCCGCTCGATCAGCCCGGCCGGGACCGTGCCGTCGACCCGCGGCACCGGCGTCCCCCGCCACTCCGGGTCGTCGAGTTCGGCGACGCGCCAAGCGGCCCCGCGCACCCGGCAGAACTCGAGCGCGACCTCGACGAGCACCGAGACGGCGTCGGCGCGAAGCACCCGCCGTCCCGTGTCACCGCCCGCGAGCAGCAGCGTTCCCCCGGACGGGCCGGTCGCCCGCCAGCAGACGTCGGGGCTCTCTCCCGTGACGTCCCCGCGGCCGTCGTCGAAGGCGAAGAGGAAGCGGCCGGGCAGCGATGCCAGCTCCGGCGTCGAACACAGCGCGAGATCCAGCGCAGCCGCCAGGCCGCGGACGTCGGAGAGGCCGCCGCGCAGTCCGCTCAGGGGCGACGCCAGGACGTTCCGGACCCATTCGTGCGACGGCGACGGCAGCAGGCCGGCGTCGGTGAGCCGGGCGGCGAGGCCGGGCCGGGTGACGCCGCGCAGCTGGACGTTGCCGCGCGAGGTGAGGTGGAGGTCGCCGTCGCCGCAAGCTTCGGCCCCATCGGCCAGCGCGCGCAGCTGCGCTGCGGAAATCGTGCCGCCGGGCAGCCGCACCCGGGCCAACGGTCCGTCGGCGGCGTCGTGGGGTGCGAAAACACCAGGGCACGCGTCGGCTCGCACGCGCGCTGGGGTCGGCATGGGGTCACTGTAGCTGGCGGTTCTCCGGCTCCGGCGGGCCCGAACGGGGCCGGATCCGGGCGGTTCCGGCGTCCAGGTCCACGTCACGCCAGGGTGGTGCGCCTTCGGCGTCCTGCTCGACGAGCATCGACATCGTTTCCCGGTGTTCCAGCTCACGCCGCTTGGTGCCGTAGAGGAAGGCGGTGGTCTCTTCGATGTAGGTCGCGGACAGCCGCGCCTTGAAGCGCGAGCCGTTCTTGCGCGGCCGCAGTTCGATCGCCGCCATGACCAGCAGGATCACCACGCCGCCCGGAAGGGCCAGCCCCAGCCAAGTTCCCATGCCCGGCGAACCGGGTGACCGCCGGTCAAGTTCCCGGGACAGCAGAAGTCTCATCAGATGTAGTAGGTGTGCTACATTCAATCGCATCAGTCAGATGGGGGTGATCGCGATGAGAGATCCAGCCGATCCCGTTGTCCGCGCGCGCGGACTGCGGATGCGGTACGGCACGAACGACGTGCTCCACGGGGTCGAGTTCGAGGCGTACCGCGGCGAGGTCGTCTGCCTGCTGGGGCCGAACGGCGCGGGCAAGACGACGACGATCGAGATCCTCGAAGGCTTCCGCATGCGGTCGGCGGGCGAGGTGAGCGTGCTGGGCGTCGACCCGGCACACGGTGGCGAGGACTGGCGGGCACGCCTGGGGGTCGTGCTCCAGTCCTGGCGCGACCACGGGAAGTGGCGCATCCGCGAGCTGCTCGCGCACCTGGGCCGCTATTACGCGCCGTACTCGACGGCGTCGCACCCGCGGCCGTGGGACACCGACGAGCTGATCGCGACGGTCGGGCTCACCGAGCACGCGCACAAGAAGCTCAAGCAGCTCTCCGGCGGCCAGCGGCGGCGGCTCGACGTCGCGATCGGCATCGTCGGCCGTCCCGAGCTGCTGTTCCTCGACGAGCCGACCGCCGGGTTCGACCCCGAGGCGCGGCGCGAGTTCCACGACCTGGTGCACCGCCTGTCCGACGAGCTCGACACGACGATCCTGCTCACCACGCACGACCTCGACGAGGCCGAGAAGCTGGCCGACCGGATCCTCATCCTCAACGGCGGCCGCATCATCGCCGACGGCTCGGCCGACCAGCTGAGCCGGCAGGTCTCCGGCGAGGCCGAGGTCCGCTGGTCCGTCGACGGCCAGCGCTTCGTGCACCTGACGACCGAAGCGACGAAGTACGTGTACGACCTGTTCAGGCAGCACGGTGAAGCCGTCGCGGACCTCGAGGTCAGGCGGGCGTCGCTGGAGGACACCTACATGACGCTGGTCCGCCGGGCGGAGACCGGCGGCGAAACGGAGCTCGGCCTCCAGGAAGCGGGTGCGCGATGAACGCCAAGACCGCCGCACTGCGGTCCGGCCTGGCCCGCGGCTGGATCGAGTTCAAGCAGACGTGGACCAACATCGACGACGTGGTGGGGCAGCTCGTCTTCGTGGTGCTCTTCCTCGGCACGCTGTTCTTCATGCGGAACGCGACACTGCCCGGCACGTCGTTCTCACTCGGCGCGGCCACCGTGCCCAGCGTGCTCGGCGCCGGCATCGTGTTCCAAGGCCTGACCGGCGCGGCGGGCTACCTGGCCATCGACCGCGAAGACGGCACGCTGCTGCGGGCGAAGGCGACCCCGAACGGAATGCTGGGGTACCTGCTCGGGAAGACGACGGCGCTGTCGCTCGCCCAGCTCACGGGCCTGGCGGCGGTTCTGATCCCGTGCCTGTTCGCGTTCTCCGTGCTGGCGCCCGACGGCGTCTGGTCGTACCTGCACCTGCTCGGGGTACTGCTGATCGGCATGGCCGCGACGATGCCGATCGGCGCGGCGCTGGGTTCGCTGACCAACAGCCCGCGCTCGATCGGGCTGATCACCCTGCCGATCATGGGGATGGGCGCGATCTCGGGGATCTTCTACCCGATCACGGCACTGCCGGGCTGGGTGCAGGGCATCGCGCAGGTGTTCCCGATGTACTGGCTGGGCCTCGGGATGCGCTCGGCGCTGCTGCCGGACAGCGCGCTCGCCGTCGAAATCGGCCAGTCGTGGCGCCCGCTGCCGACCCTCGCGGTGCTCGTCGCGTGGGCCGTGATCGGATTGGCACTGGCGCCGGTCCTGCTCCGCCGCATGGCGCGGCGCGAGGCGGGTTCGTCGGTGGCCGAACGGCGGCAGAAGGCCATGCAGCGTGTGGGGTAGTCATGAGTGAGGTCGTCTACAACCGGATCGCGATGCTGCGCGCGGAGCGGTCGATCTCGCGGCGGCAGCTGGCGGAGGCCCTCGGGGTGCACTACCAGACGATCGGCTACCTGGAGCGCGGCGAGTACAGCCCTTCGCTGTACTTGGCCCTGCGGATCGCGGAGTTCTTCGAGGTGTCCGTGGAGGTGCTGTTCTCGACGACGCCCTTCCCGCGGCTGGGAGAACGCTCGGCTTAGGGCTTGCGCAGGTCGGCCTCGGCCAGCGCGCGGACGACGTCGTCGCGGCGGGTCTCCCGGACGGTCCGGTTGAGCTCGACGTGCAGGAACGGCGTACCGCCGGCGGCCTGGCTCTGGACGTTCGTCGTCCCGGCCAGGCCCCGGCAGGGCTCGGCCCAGGCCCGGCGGACGCGGAACCCGGCGGCTTTTAGCCGGTCCGCCGCCCGGCGGGCCGCGTCCCCGGCTTCGGCGGCCCCGGCCGAGAGGACGACGTCCGCCTCGGGCAGGGTGCGGTCCTTGAAGCCGTGCAGCTGGACCTGGGGCAGGCCGCGCCGGGCGAGCAGCGTGGTGACGACGTGGAAGACGGTCCGCGTGTCGTGCGCGGGGTCTTCCCGGCGGCGGTGCGCGCCCGCGACGGCCAGCACGGCGCCGGGCACCTGCCGGAAGAGCGCCAGGCCGATCAGGTCGGTCCGCAGGTCGGACGAGGGATGCGGCACCTCGACGACCAGTGACGGCGGCGCGGACCGGTCGATCGCGTAGAGCCCCCAGGCGCGTCCGGTGCCGGGTTCCTGGACGGCGAGCGCGTCGTCGTGGACGGAGAAGCCCAGGTCATCGAGGTGGTGCGGGGCCCGGTCGAGGAACGCGGCGAAGCCGGTTCCGGCGGTTTCGAGCTCGGCCGCCGTGGGGTGGCGGTACGGCTGCCGGGTCGACTGCGCGGCGGTGAAGCTCCGGAGAAGGGATTCCAAGCCACCAGGCTACCCAGCGCCGGTCAACGTCACCTTGACGCACTTCGACCGGCACCGGAGAGTGAGGGCGATACCCACGCGTCGGCAGGTGGAGGAACCCGGTGAGAGTCCGGGGCGGTCCCGCCACTGTCACCGGAGAGCTGGGTCCGGCGCCGCCTCCGCGGGAGGGAGTGCGTCGGCGGGTCTCCGGGAGCCAGGAACTCCGGCCGGCGCGCCCGTCTACCCGGGGCGCGGACCCCGAGGAGGAACCTCGTGATCCTGCTTTTGTCCACTTCGGACACCGACCTGCTCAGCGCTCGATCGAGCGACCGAGAGTACCGGCTCGGCAACCCCGCCCGGCTCGACGTCGCCGAGCTGCCCGGGCTGCTCGACGGCGTCAAGATCGTCGTCGCGCGGATCCTCGGCACGCCGCGGAGCTGGCAGGACGGCCTGGACACGCTGCGGGCCTCGGGCGCGCACGTCGTCGTCCTGGGCGGGGAGCAGACGCCGGACGCCGAGCTGATGAAGCTCTCGACCGTTCCGGCCGGCATCGCCGCCGAGGCCCACGCGTACCTCGCGCAGGGCGGCCCGGCGAACCTCACCCAGCTCCACCGGTTCCTCTCCGACACGCTCCTGCTCACCGGCGACGGCTTCGAGCCGCCCGCCGAGCAGCCCGCGTGGGGTGTGCTGGAGCGTCCTTCGCAGGGCGACGGCCCGGTCATCGGGATCCTGTACTACCGGGCACACCACCTGTCCGGGAACACGGCGTTCGTGCACACGCTCGCCGACCAGATCGAAGCCGCGGGCGGGCGCGCGTTGCCGATCTACTGTGCTTCGCTGCGTACGCGCGAGCCGGAGATGATGGCCGAGCTGACAACCGTCGACGCCCTGCTGGTCACGGTGCTCGCGGCCGGTGGCACGCGGCCGTCCGAGGTGGGCGCCGGCGGGGACGACGAGGCGTGGGACGTCGCCGAGATGGCCGCGCTCGACGTCCCGATCCTGCAGGCGCTGTGCCTGACCAGCGACCGCGAGGCCTGGGCGGCCAGCGACGACGGCCTCTCGCCGCTCGACGCCGGGAACCAGATGGCCGTGCCGGAGTTCGACGGACGGCTGATCACGGTGCCGTTCTCGTTCAAGGAACTCGACGAAGACGGGCTGCCGCGGTATGTGCCGGACGCCGAGCGCGCGTCGCGCGTCGCTCGCATTGCGCTGGCACACGCCCGGCTGCGGTACACGCCTCCTGCGGAGCGGCGCATCGCGCTGATGCTGTCCGCGTACCCGACGAAGCACTCTCGCGTCGGCAACGCGGTCGGGCTGGACACGCCCGCGTCGGCGGTCGAACTGCTGCGGCGGATGCGCGATGTGGGCTACGACCTGGGACCGGACGCGTTCCCCGGCGTCGAGCCGACCGGGACCGACCAGCCCGACGGTGACGCCCTCATCCACGCGCTGATCGCCGCCGGCGGCCAGGACCCGGAGTGGCTCACCGAGGAACAGCTGGCCGGGAACCCGATCCGCGTGCCCGCCGCGCGGTACCAGGAGTGGTTCGACGCGCTGCCGGCCGAACTGCGCGACGGCGTCGAGGAGCACTGGGGCCCGGCGCCCGGCGAACTGTACGTCGACAACGGCGACATCGTGCTGGCGTCGCTGCAAAGCGGCAACATGATCATCATGATCCAGCCGCCGCGCGGGTTCGGCGAGAACCCCGTCGCGATCTACCACAACCCGGACCTGCCGCCGAGCCACCACTACCTGGCCGCCTACCGGTGGCTCGAGGAGGAGTTCGGCGCGCACGCCGTCGTCCACCTCGGCAAGCACGGGTCCCTGGAGTGGCTGCCGGGCAAGACCGCGGGGCTTTCGGCGTCGTGCGCACCCGACGCCGCGCTCGGGAACCTGCCGCTGGTGTACCCGTTCCTGATCAACGACCCCGGCGAGGGCGCGCAGGCGAAACGGCGGGCGCACGCGACGATCGTCGACCACCTGATCCCGCCGATGGCGCGCGCGGAGTCGTACGGCGACATGGCGCGGCTGGAGCAGCTGCTCGACGAGCACGCGAACATCGCGGCGATGGACCCGGCGAAGCTGCCGGCGATCCGCGCGCAGATCTGGACGCTGATCCAGGCCGCGAAGCTCGACCACGACCTCGGCGTCGAGGAACGGCCGCACGACGCGGAGTTCGACGACTTCCTGCTGCACATCGACGGCTGGCTCTGCGAGGTCAAGGACGCGCAGATCCGCGACGGGCTCCACGTCCTGGGCGCGGCGCCTACCGGCGAAGCCCGCGTCAACCTGGTGCTGGCGATGCTGCGCGCGTCGCAGATGTGGGGCGGCAAGCAGGGTGCGATCCCGGGCCTGCGGTCGGCGCTGGGGCTCAAGGAGAACGCGCCGATGTCCGAAGTGGACGCGGTCGAGAAGACGGCGCGTGAGCTCGTCCAGACGATGGAGATGCGCGGCTGGGACGCGACCGCGGTCGCTTCGGTCGCGCCGGACGAGCAGGTCGCGCGGGTGCTTTCGTTCGCGGCTTCCGAGATCGTCCCGCGGCTCGCGGGGACGTCCGCCGAACTCGACGCGGTGCTGCACGCGCTGGACGGCGGGTACATCCCGGCCGGGCCGAGCGGGTCGCCGCTGCGCGGGCTGATCAACGTGCTGCCGACCGGCCGGAACTTCTACACCGTCGACCCGAAGGCGATCCCGAGCCGGCTCGCCTGGGAAACCGGGCAGGCGCTGGCGGATTCCCTTTTGAAGCGCTACCGCGAGGACACGGGCGACTGGCCGAAGTCGGTCGGGCTTTCGGTGTGGGGCACGTCGGCGATGCGGACGTCCGGCGACGACGCGGCGGAAGTCCTGGCGCTGCTGGGCGTCCAGCCGGTGTGGGACGAAGCTTCGCGGCGCGTCACGGGCATCGAGGCCGTTCCCCTGGCCGAGCTGGGCCGGCCCCGGATCGACGTCACGGTGCGGATCAGCGGGTTCTTCCGCGACGCGTTCCCGCACGTGATCGCGTTGATGGACGACGCGGTGCGGCTGGTGGCGTCGCTGGACGAACCCGGTGACGAGAACTTCGTCCGCGCGCACGTCTCGGCGGACCTGGCCGCATACGGCGATTCCCGCCGGGCGACCACGCGGATCTTCGGGTCGAAGCCGGGCGCGTACGGCGCCGGCCTGCTGCCGCTGATGGACAGCGGAAACTGGCGCGACGACAAGGACCTCGCGGAGGTGTACGCGGTGTGGGGCGGCTTCGCGTACGGCCGCGACCTCGACGGTCGCCCGGCGCGCGAGGACATGGAGAATTCGTACAAGCGCATCGTGGTGGCGGCGAAGAACACGGACACGCGCGAACACGACATCGCCGACTCGGACGACTACTTCCAGTACCACGGCGGGATGATCGCGACGGTCCGCGCGCTGACCGGCGCGGCCCCGGCGTCCTACGTGGGCGACAGCACCTCACCGGACGCGGTCCGCACCCGCACGCTGGGCGAGGAGACGGCCCGGGTGTTCCGCGCGCGGGTCGTCAACCCGCGCTGGCTGGCGGCGATGCGCCGTCACGGCTACAAGGGCGCGTTCGAGCTGGCGGCCACAGTGGACTACCTGTTCGGCTTCGACGCGACAGCAGGCGTCGTCGGCGACTGGATGTACGAGAAGCTGACCGAGTCGTACGTGCTCGACGAGGTGAACCAGGAGTTCCTGCGGCAGGCGAACCCGTGGGCGCTGCGCGGGATCGTGGAGCGCCTGAACGAGGCGGCGGACCGCGGGCTGTGGGAGGAGCCGGACCCGGCGTTGCTCGAGAAGATGCGCGAGGTGTACCTGTCGCTGGAGGGTGACCTCGAGTCGGAATGACGGCCGCGGCGGCTACGCTTCGCCTTCCCCGCCGCTGAGCGGAAACGCCCGGGAAACGCGGGCCGGGGTTGGGTGGCGGCATGATCACCGCCGCTCCCCCGAAGACCCGCTCCTGGGCGCTTCCGCTCGTCTGCCTCGGCGCCGCCGTCCTCTACGCCTGGAAGATCGGCGACGGCCAGGTCGGCAACACCTACTACGCCGCCGCCGTCAAATCGATGACGAGCGGCTTCACGAACTTCCTCTTCGGTGCCTTCGACCCGTACGGCGTGGTGACGGTCGACAAACCGCCTCTCTCGTTGTGGCCCCAGGCGATCTCCACGCTGGTCTTCGGCTACCACGGCTGGGCGCTGCTCCTGCCCCAGGTGCTCGAAGGCGTCGCGGCGGTCTTCCTCCTGCACCGGACGGTCCGGCGGTGGGCGGGCGAAAACGTCGCCCTGCTCGCCGCCGTGATCCTCGCGCTCACGCCGGTCACCGTGATCATCGACCGCGACAACAACCCGGACACGCTGCTCGTCCTCTTCCTGGTCGCCGCCGCGTACGCGCTCACCCGCGCGCTCGAAGACGGGCGGAAGTGGCTGTTCTGGTGCGCGTTCTTCGTCGGCTGCGGCTTCCTGACCAAGATGCTGCAGGCCTGGATCATCGTCCCGGTGCTTGCGCTCGCTTACTTCGCGGGGACGACCGCGCCGGTCAACCGCCGTCTCCTCGACCTGCTGGGCGCCGGGGTCGTGCTCGTCGTGTCGTCGTTCTGGTGGATCGCCCTGTACGACTGGTGGCCCGGCGCCAAGCCCTTCATGGGCGGCAGCGCGGACGGTTCCGCGTGGGACCTCGTCTTCGGCTACAACGGCTTCGGCCGTCTCTCCGGCAACGGCGAGAGCGGCGGCATGATGATCATGCGCAATGGGCAGCTGACCATGACGTCCTTCGGCGGCGACCCCGGACCGGGCCGGATGTTCAACGACGTCGTCGGCGGCCAGATCTCGTGGCTGCTGCCGCTGTCGCTGCTCGCGCTGATCGTCGCCGGTCGCCGGTGGCGCGACGCCGGCTGGGTGCTGTGGGGCGGCTGGCTGCTGGTGACGACCGCGGTGTTCAGTTTCGCCGGCGGCATCTGGCACCCGTACTACACGACGGCGATGGCGCCCGCGATCGCCGCGGTCTCCGCCGCCGGGCTGGCGCTGCTGTGGCGCCACCACCGGCGGACTCTGCTGCCGCTCGCCATCGCGTCGACCGCGGCCTGGGCGTTCGTGCTGACTTCGCGGGACACGTCGTTCCACGGCTGGACGCGCTGGGCGGTGCTCGGCACGGCCGTCGCGGCCATCGCCGGGCTCCTCGTCACGCGGAGCCGGTCGGCGCTGGTCGCCGGGCTCGTGCCGCTGCTGCTCACCCCGGCCGTGTGGTCGTACGCCGCCGCGCAGAGCACGTCCGCGGGCACCCTGCCCGCCGCCGGCCCCGCTCCGGGCGGGCCCGGACCGGTGCCCGGCGGTCCCGGACCGGCGCCGGGTCCGTCCGCCGGTGGACCGGGGCCCCGGCTGGTGCTCGGCGGCGGGGGCGACGGCACCGCCAGGCTGTCCGACAACCAGCGGCGCATCCTCGGCTACGCCCGGCGCAACGGCACCGAGATCACCCTGGCGGTGAACAGTGAAGCGAGCAGCGTCGCGCCGTTCATCATCGACTCGGACGCGACCGTGATCGGCATGGGCGGCTTCGGCGGCCGCGACAACGCGCCGTCGGTCGCGCAGCTCGGCCGCTGGCTCGCCGAGGGCAAGCTGCGGTTCGTGCTGAGCAGCGCCGGCACCGCTCAGGGCGGGCCCGCGCGGAGCCCCGTCCAGGACGAACGCCGTCGCTGGATCGAGGGGCACTGCGCGGTCGTCGACGCGAGTGCGTACGGCGGCCGGCCCGGCCCCGCGCAGGACAGTGGCCCGGTGCGGATCGGCGGCGCGGACACGCTCTACCAGTGCCGCTAACGGCGAGGAAACACCGCCGCGGCGATCATGGCGGCATGCGGGTCCTGGTGGTGGAGGACGAGCCGATGCTCGCGGACGCGATCGCGGAGTGGCTGCGCGGCGAGTCCCACGCCGTCGACCTCGCCCACGACGGCGGCGCGGCGCTGGAGCGGATCGCCGTGCACGACTACGACGTCGTCGTGCTCGACCGGGACCTGCCGGTCGTGCACGGCGACGACGTCTGCCGCGAACTGGTGGCGTCCGGAACGGCGACGCGGGTGCTGATGCTCACGGCGGCCGCGGAGGTCACCGACCGCGTCGGCGGGTTGTCCCTCGGCGCCGACGACTACCTGACCAAGCCGTTCGCCTTCCCCGAGCTGGCCGCGCGCATCCAGTCGCTGGGGCGGCGCTGCCGCCCGGCCGCACCGCCGGTGCTGCGCCGATCCGGCGTCACGCTCGATCCGGCGCGGCACGAGGTGTTCCGCGACGGCCGGTACCTGCCCCTGTCCAAAAAGGAGTTCGCGGTGCTCGCCGAGCTGCTGCGCGCCGACGGCGCCACCGTCTCCGCGGAACACCTGCTGGAGAAGGCGTGGGACGAGCACGCGGACCCGTTCACCGGCGCGGTCCGGCTCACCATCCTCAAGCTGCGCCGCAAGCTCGGTGACCCACCGCTGGTGGAGACGGTCACCGGGGTCGGCTACCGGATTTCATGAGGCGGCTCCGGTGAGCCTCCGGCTGCGGCTGACCGTGCTGTACGGCGGATTGTTCCTGCTGGCGGGCGGCGTGCTGCTGGGCGTGACGTACCTGCTGTTCACGCGGCAGGTGGGGCGGCGGGTGACGATGCTCGTCGGCACCGCGCCGTCCGGCCTGCCCCCACTGCCGTCACTGCCTTCGCCGGAGTCGCTCGACGAGCAGGCGCGGCAGGTCCGCGAGGCGGCGGCGACGTCGCTGCTGATGCAGGGCGCGATCGCGCTCGGCGCCGTGGCCGTGCTCGCGGCCGCGGCCGGCTGGCTGGTGGCGGGGCGCGCGCTGGCGCCGTTGCGCCAGGTGACGGACACCGCCCGCCGGATCGCGGCGGCGGCCGACCCGGGCGGCCACGAGCGCATCGCGCTGCCCGGGCCGGAGGACGAGGTGAAGGATCTGGCCGACGCGTTCGACGTGATGGTCGAGCGCCTCGACCGGTCCTTCGA
This window of the Amycolatopsis balhimycina FH 1894 genome carries:
- a CDS encoding precorrin-2 C(20)-methyltransferase: MTGTLYGVGLGPGDPELMTVKAARLISEAQVIAYHCARHGRSIARSVAEPYLREGQIEEKLVYPVTTETTDHPGGYEGAIADFYELSAKRLAEHLDAGRDVVLLCEGDPFFYGSYMYMHERLSGRFDAVVVPGVTSVSAASAVLGRPLVQRDEVLTVLPGTLPAPELARRLADTDSAAVLKLGRTFSSVREALEEAGKLDDAVYVERATWGQQRIEPFGSVDPSTVPYFSLALLPSPAYASRVSPAPSASPAAASGEVVVVGLGPAGPEWLTPEAAAELDAAEHIVGYGPYVARVPQKAGQRRHASGNRVEADRAVEALSLAASGARVAVVSSGDPGVFAMASAVLEQVAAGHGTGVRVRIVPGVTAAQAAASRVGAPLGHDYCVLSLSDRLKPWEIIEKRLDAAGAADLVLALYNPASRSRTTQLADARDVLLRHRAPATPVVVARDVGGPEEDIRITTLGDLDPSTVDMRCLLIVGSSRTRAENGVVWTPRSY
- a CDS encoding precorrin-8X methylmutase; this encodes MIDYLRDGAEIYRHSFATIREEADLAILPDDVAGLAVRMIHACGMVDLVDDLRYTLDVVESGRAALEAGAPILCDARMIASGVTRRRLPADNEVLCTLSDPAVPGLAERMGTTRSAAALELWRDKLPGSVVAIGNAPTALFRLLEILDEGVGAPAAIIGVPVGFVGAAESKVELAKRAPAPYLVVHGRRGGSAMAVAAINALASAEE
- a CDS encoding precorrin-3B synthase, with protein sequence MPTPARVRADACPGVFAPHDAADGPLARVRLPGGTISAAQLRALADGAEACGDGDLHLTSRGNVQLRGVTRPGLAARLTDAGLLPSPSHEWVRNVLASPLSGLRGGLSDVRGLAAALDLALCSTPELASLPGRFLFAFDDGRGDVTGESPDVCWRATGPSGGTLLLAGGDTGRRVLRADAVSVLVEVALEFCRVRGAAWRVAELDDPEWRGTPVPRVDGTVPAGLIERDGGFAAGVVPRFGQLSAAQARVLAGFGPALVTPWKSVVLPDVPADVFERLGFGGVPLGTSACIGRPGCAKSRADVRADAVFRPGLRAHFSGCERRCGKPSQSHVDVVAEAGGYRIDGRWVPLDELKGNL
- a CDS encoding DUF6191 domain-containing protein, whose translation is MGTWLGLALPGGVVILLVMAAIELRPRKNGSRFKARLSATYIEETTAFLYGTKRRELEHRETMSMLVEQDAEGAPPWRDVDLDAGTARIRPRSGPPEPENRQLQ
- a CDS encoding ABC transporter ATP-binding protein; the encoded protein is MRDPADPVVRARGLRMRYGTNDVLHGVEFEAYRGEVVCLLGPNGAGKTTTIEILEGFRMRSAGEVSVLGVDPAHGGEDWRARLGVVLQSWRDHGKWRIRELLAHLGRYYAPYSTASHPRPWDTDELIATVGLTEHAHKKLKQLSGGQRRRLDVAIGIVGRPELLFLDEPTAGFDPEARREFHDLVHRLSDELDTTILLTTHDLDEAEKLADRILILNGGRIIADGSADQLSRQVSGEAEVRWSVDGQRFVHLTTEATKYVYDLFRQHGEAVADLEVRRASLEDTYMTLVRRAETGGETELGLQEAGAR
- a CDS encoding ABC transporter permease — protein: MNAKTAALRSGLARGWIEFKQTWTNIDDVVGQLVFVVLFLGTLFFMRNATLPGTSFSLGAATVPSVLGAGIVFQGLTGAAGYLAIDREDGTLLRAKATPNGMLGYLLGKTTALSLAQLTGLAAVLIPCLFAFSVLAPDGVWSYLHLLGVLLIGMAATMPIGAALGSLTNSPRSIGLITLPIMGMGAISGIFYPITALPGWVQGIAQVFPMYWLGLGMRSALLPDSALAVEIGQSWRPLPTLAVLVAWAVIGLALAPVLLRRMARREAGSSVAERRQKAMQRVG
- a CDS encoding helix-turn-helix transcriptional regulator; translation: MSEVVYNRIAMLRAERSISRRQLAEALGVHYQTIGYLERGEYSPSLYLALRIAEFFEVSVEVLFSTTPFPRLGERSA